The Tenebrio molitor chromosome 2, icTenMoli1.1, whole genome shotgun sequence DNA segment cAAAGCATGTGCTTCATCGCAACGTGCTCGTCGTAATTCATTACGgtaaagtgtttttcgaaatCATGGAAGTCTTTCAGTTCGAAAGGCTTGTTGGCAAAGCGcagaaaaaattctttatatACGTAAGCTTTCAGTGGTTTGACGCTTTGCAGTAAAATGACGTAGCGGATATCGAATTTTACAGATCCATCACACTCGGGTCTGAAAAACAGAACGGGATTACTGACGTATTTCTGAGCTATTTTGGGTCCAGTCGCTGGCAGTCTCattatgtaatttaaattgtcCGTTATGTGAATGTCCAAACTTCGAGCTAAGTTGTAAGGCTTCACAATCCAGTAGTTCTCAAGTCCTTTGTTCTCCctgttttgaaaataactCACGAAATTGCCTATTTCTGTTTTCAAACTGTATGTCACGGGAAACCATTTTATAGACTCGAACGACTCGTTTGACGATTTCCTGCAAGTTAAAGAAAGCAAATCTTTAACTGTAATGACATACTCAAACGGAAATtgattgacaaatttttcaggAGTTTCACTCAACTCGGCAAAATCTTTGAAGTGCCTCGTGTACCATAATATATCAGCTTCAGATTCAtcattgacaaattcaaacttCTCGTTGgttaaatattgttttataaGTTCGTACTCTGTGAATACCCTGTATTTCTCTCTCAGTGTGTTTGGGACAGTTAGCTGAGCTAAATCTGGCAGACTCTCCTCAATGTGACCACTTAGGTAGTAATCTGGGCCAGGAGTTTCTGGTACAAAACTTACATCATTGAACAAACAAGGCACCCATGGTAACAAAGCAGCCGACCTCTGATAATTATCGTGCACGCCTTCCGCAAAATCCATGAATACAAATTCTTCTTCTTTAATATCGTCAAGTGGAAAGAGTAAAGAATACGTGATTTGGGCGTTAATATGAACAAAAGGCACAATTCTACAGTTTGGAGTATCACTGTGCATCACAGCCGACCCAATTTCGTCCATCACATACCAGACAGGCAAGCGATCTTCTATATTTTGCGCATTTCCGATAGAATAAGTATGACACAACTTCCAAATGTTCTCAAACACTCTCTCAGCAACTTCTTCTTTGGGTAAATTATCATTTAAGCCGAGAATATTGCACAAACGGCTGCGCAGCGAATCAAACTGTAGTAACTGATTTCTGGCGTGCCCAACGCGAAAAGTCCAGGCATGATCAATTAGGTAAATATGTTTCGGATCTGTTTTCTCTATGTTGGAAATGACTTGTAAGCCCCACGCCGGTTCGTGAGGGAGTCGTTCTCGTTCGTAGTCTATTTGAAGCAGTTGGAATGTCTCGCCGGCGTTAAATATttggttttgtattttttggttGAGGGTGTTCCAGTAAAGCTCGGGGATTCCGGACGATAACAGTTGATCTTTGTGGAGATTCAAAAAAGCATCCAACTCAGAAGTGTGTCCCATTTTTGTGTAACTTACGAACAAATCCTCACATTTAtagtttattttaaacaacGCATAACCTATGTCACATGTGTCAAGGTGTCTGGTCATCTGGTGTCAACACTGTCAACTGTCAACTGCTAAGACAACGTGACCGTGACGTTTTTAATCTAATTCCCGTTAGATATAATTGTCAGTGTTCtaaataaattgttcaaagaaaaagttaaaattattattattctacTTATTTTTCACATCTAGCAAAAGTATTTTAATACCTATTTTTAGTTACTCGATGCCACCGTAcagcaataaaatataattcaactaaaatatttaaacaatggTTGTTCGATTAAATGAAAGTTCGACCAAATGACGCCGAATTAGGCTTGTGGGACGTGAGCGGGACTGCTAACAACAAAAGATaccacttttatttttatattttttactttcggAAATTATTTGAAACTCAGGTGGTTCAATTTTTACAAAGAATGGGCGTAAGTAcgtttttatatattttgtcaTTCCACAGatgttgtttaattttcagCGAAAAAGTTCAGTCAAAAGTAAAGAAAGACGTCTCAAACGTAAAGAAGAGCAACAGAAGATTTTATTAGCAATGTCTGTGGTAGATAAAGCCAATAAACTAACAGATCCTTTAGAACCTTTTCCAGTGTTtagaaaatacaataaaaatggaaTTGAGGCAGAATTGTATGTAAAAAGAGTCACTGAATTAGATGAATCGATGAAGTCTTGGATCTTCAGTTTGACCAAGAAAAACATGCAGCTTAAGTAAGTACAAAGGTAATAATGCATTTTCTTTGgggtaattttaattgttttattttggtgTTAGATATGAACAGTGTTCTTGGGGCTGGAGTGATACTAAAAAAATGGAGGAACTAACAGATGAAGCAGCTTGGTATTTGATATCCCAGGCTGTAGATGGAACTTTGCTGGGATTTTCACACTTTCGATTTGATGTTGATGAAGGAATGGAAGTTCTTTACTGGTATAATTTATTGAAGAAGTATTTTATTTCCAATTTTGAgtaattgaatttaaattgcAGTTATGAACTACAGTTAGAACCACATGTGCAAAGGAAGGGTCTGGGAAAATTTATGATGCAAATTTTAGAGTTAGTTGCCTTCAAGAATAACATGAGAAAAGTGGTATTaactattttgaaaaataatcactATTCGAAGTTTTTCAAAGCTCTGAAGTAATCTCAAAAGTTACAAAACAATATttgtataattatttatttgtttttagttatgaattagaTGAAACCTCCCCAATCGATGATCAGGATGAAAGTTATCCATATGAAATCTTGAGCAAAATCAATATTAGATTGGCAAATACAACCCCCCAGAGTACAAATATTAAGAAACACAGCCACACAAATGGACATTGTTGTTCTGGACATCACCATCATTCATTAATCTTATCAtaactaatttttatttttagttaatttcatatacataaatacatataagtCTCAAATTTCAGTTAAATGATCTGAGTATAATTCACATgacattaaattttcttttttatgtaGGCATATAAAATCAATAAGGATCTGAATTTTGTAGAAATTGTTGGCCATTGATCTgaactaaataaaatttgaattaattcAAATATAACTTCCAAAAACTAACGTGAACTCTAGTTCATAATTCCCTTAAAAATAGAATGGACTGAAATGAATTATTGTTGAATTGCGCAATCAAGTTAAATTTACTGCGCATCAGTACTGTAGCTTTCAAAGTATTTGttacattaatttatacaGATAATCCAAATTTATAATCATTGATAAATTATGGACAGTTTTCGTACTACGCGACATTTTTTCGGTACAACACAATTTCGACCCAATAAACCGTCAttatagttcattttttaatgctgtagaaaaagtcaGGCAACCCAATATACAGTCGTCAAGGCTGCCTAGATACTAGATGccttaaattcatttatacaggatgatttacgaggaataatgagcccgacggaatagaaaatgcaacccgcaattcatcaggagaaaaactcggacatttaccgcttcgatgtccggcgttttgttgcaatgtattgtgggttgcattttctattccgtcgggctcattattcctcgtaaatcatcCTGTATAATATCATGGAGgtaaacttcgtccagcgagagattgggagattttaaattttattacattaatcCAACACTATAAAATGCATTAgcatacattaattagagcataatttcaaggcaaaaatgttaccgcttgaaggatatattccaaattttacgtgcgttaggtactactttctctacgtagaatttagtaatttttatgtcaaccaatctctcgctggacacaCTATAGTATAGTTACCTCCATGTACATATAATATTCATGCAAGACTTGCGATGAAAACTTCGTTATAATATACAGCGCGTTATTAAAATGCGTtaggaaaatttaaacggtgatagaactcatcaacacaaattacttttctatttacctttttttcgaaaactcaaatttatgCTCGAATTTATTTTCCGTATTCCGTGTCATCGAGTCGTTTATGGATGGGACGGTGAAAGAACAATGGCTTCGTacgaaaaacgcaaaaaaagtaaatacggCAAAAACCCAGGCGGATAGGTCTTGCAAAAACTTACTGACACAATTTAGTCACGTCCTTCACCTGCATGCGGCcgtgtttacaatttattagaaagtGAATTTCCCGTAATTATCGTTAAAAATGGTGAAGTAGGTACACTAATCCGGAGTCAACAGACATGGTGCTCATCTACGAGGAGCTTTATCAAATGCTGATGCAATCAGGCGTTTGTACGAGTATGTAGGTACATGAAGAAATTTCCCGGTCGCCAAGTTCCCTGTCCACGTACCTTTGTGAATGCTGTCCAGCATTTAAGGGATTACTTATGGGACTTTTAGTCCTGGCCTGTCCTGATGAAGAATCGAATATTAGTTGCCGACGACTTGCATTACGAATTGACGTTTCCAGTTTTACAATTTGGAGAACGCTGCACGAACAGGGATTAATTACATCCGTATATCATCTTCAACGCGTCCAACACTTAAAATCAGAAGATCCACCACGTCGAATTGTATTTTGTCAATGGCTTCTTCAATA contains these protein-coding regions:
- the TTLL12 gene encoding tubulin--tyrosine ligase-like protein 12; the encoded protein is MTRHLDTCDIGYALFKINYKCEDLFVSYTKMGHTSELDAFLNLHKDQLLSSGIPELYWNTLNQKIQNQIFNAGETFQLLQIDYERERLPHEPAWGLQVISNIEKTDPKHIYLIDHAWTFRVGHARNQLLQFDSLRSRLCNILGLNDNLPKEEVAERVFENIWKLCHTYSIGNAQNIEDRLPVWYVMDEIGSAVMHSDTPNCRIVPFVHINAQITYSLLFPLDDIKEEEFVFMDFAEGVHDNYQRSAALLPWVPCLFNDVSFVPETPGPDYYLSGHIEESLPDLAQLTVPNTLREKYRVFTEYELIKQYLTNEKFEFVNDESEADILWYTRHFKDFAELSETPEKFVNQFPFEYVITVKDLLSLTCRKSSNESFESIKWFPVTYSLKTEIGNFVSYFQNRENKGLENYWIVKPYNLARSLDIHITDNLNYIMRLPATGPKIAQKYVSNPVLFFRPECDGSVKFDIRYVILLQSVKPLKAYVYKEFFLRFANKPFELKDFHDFEKHFTVMNYDEHVAMKHMLCEEFKIKWEQQYPLFKWENVERSALDALRRVLENAVREEPPRGIAHSPQSRALYAADLMLEWNEAHEVQPKILEINWTPDCKRACTYYPDFYNDIFKLLFLDEISDAFIKL
- the Naa40 gene encoding N-alpha-acetyltransferase 40 gives rise to the protein MKVRPNDAELGLWDVSGTANNKRYHFYFYIFYFRKLFETQVVQFLQRMGRKSSVKSKERRLKRKEEQQKILLAMSVVDKANKLTDPLEPFPVFRKYNKNGIEAELYVKRVTELDESMKSWIFSLTKKNMQLKYEQCSWGWSDTKKMEELTDEAAWYLISQAVDGTLLGFSHFRFDVDEGMEVLYCYELQLEPHVQRKGLGKFMMQILELVAFKNNMRKVVLTILKNNHYSKFFKALNYELDETSPIDDQDESYPYEILSKINIRLANTTPQSTNIKKHSHTNGHCCSGHHHHSLILS